The Antechinus flavipes isolate AdamAnt ecotype Samford, QLD, Australia chromosome 4, AdamAnt_v2, whole genome shotgun sequence genomic interval CTGAAAAATGACAAAGGGCCCacattgaacaaatgaaaaagactGAACATGTGcattggatggatggataaacagatggatgaatggatggaaggatgaatggatggatagatggatagatggattgatggctggctggctggatgatggatggatggatggattgatggatggaaggatggatggatggatagatgattggatagatagatggatggataaatggataaatggatggatagagggatggatggatggatggaaggatgaatggatgaatgaatggatggaaggatgggtggatgggtggatagatggatggataaatggatggatggatgaatggatggataaatggatggataaatagatgaatgggtggatgaatggatggatggatcgatggatggatggatgaatggatgatggaaggatggatggaaggatgaatggatggatagatggttggatggatggatgaatggatgatggaaggatggatggaaggatgaatggatggatagatggttggatggatggatgaatggatgatggaaggatggatggaaggatgaatggatagatagatggttggatagatagatggatggataaatggataaatgaatggatagagggatggatggatggatggatggaaggatggatggatggaaggatgaatggatgggtggatagatggatggataaatggatggatggatgaatcgatagataaatggatggatagatagaaggaTGGGTGGATGGAGAAGAGCATTTGAGGGGTAGGAACAAGGTGGCTTGCCTCCTTGCCCCATTTTTGTCTCCAACACCCTAGGAGAATGAAGAGTGGATGCTGGTGGGCCGTGTTCTGGACCGAGTCTGCTTTCTGGCCATGATCGTACTTTTCTTCTGTGGCACCTTCGGCATCTTTGTCCTGGCCCACTACAACCAGGTCCCTGCTCTCCCTTTCCCAGGAGATCCCCGTACCTATCTGCCTTAGCTGTCACAGGCAGCGTGGTGGGGGAGGGGCCACCGATGGTCCCCTTGGCTGAGTTCTGGGCCCCTGAGGTTGGACTTTGGCATTCCGCTCCTGCCATGTTTGGGTGCCTGAGGTTCGGGCACCTCTCATGTGAAAAAAGAAGGTGGAGATGTTTGTGTAGTGCTTCCACAGAGATCTGTGATCTGGGCACTCTGGGAAAAATCCAAGGGAAATAAAGGTTCAGACCCAAACACTTGGTCTGTTTTGGGGGGCCTGCAGACAAAGGGCCCATGTGGAAGCTCCCAGAGCAAGGGGAGGGTGGCAGCTGGGGGGCACACGGCCTCTCCAGGAATGCTGAAGGCCtggctttggaaaaggaaatccaTTCAACCAGTAAGTCAGGTTAAAGTCTGACAGACACCTGAGCCCAGCCCAAGAAGTCAGACCAAGCCTGAGAGTGTGTGCGGCTGCCAGGGCCCTGGGCCACGTCCTGATGCAATCTGTGGAGCCGAGACTCCACTGCTGAGGACGCCTTTCTGTCCCAGCTCTGTGGGAGGGCTACACAGGTGTCTGTTCTGAGAAAGGGGCCTCGCCTAGCCTCAGACAAGAGGCCTCCCAGGGCCTAGGGTTGAAACAACAGGGTTCTAATACTGCCTCAGACACTGGCTGCAGGACCTGGGCtggtcacttaactctgatttgCTTCAGTTCCCCAGCTGTGAATGGCAATAATGGTCTTCGCCTAGCTCCCAGGATGAAATGACATAATGaattcataaagtgctttgctcagtagctggcacatagtcagtgctatatgaatgttaattaaTACTATTATGTAGGAAAGCTATTCTTAAAGCTTCTTTTTAAACTGAAAGCAAAAtacagagaggagaggagaaaaaggagaaggaggaaaaggagaaagaggaggaagagaaaaaggaggagaaggaggaaaaggagaaagaggaggagagaaaaaggaggagaaggaggaaaaggagaaagaggaggaggagaaaaaggaggagaaggaggaaaaggagaaagagaaggaggaaaaggaggagcaggagaaggaggaaaaggagaaggaggagcaggagaaggaggaaaaggagaaagagaaggaggagaaaaaggaggagaaggaggaaaaggagaaagagaaggaggagaaaaaggaggagaaggaggaaaaggagaaggaggagcaggagaaggaggaaaaggagaaagaggaaaaggagaagaggaaaaggagaaagagaggaggagaaaaaggaggagaaggaggcgcaggagaaggaggaaaaggagaaagagaaggaggagaaaaaggagaaggaggagcaggagaaggaggaaaaggagaaagaggaggaagagaaaaaggaggaagaagagaagaggaggggggaggaggaggtgatggaagaagacaaggagaaggaggaagaaatggaggagagggagaaagaggagagagggagacaagagagacagggagggccTATTCTCAGGGGCTTTAGCTACAGCTGGATGCAGAGATAAGCATTTGGCAGCTTCGGGGAAGACTCTTCCCTCTGGCACAGGCCAcgaggcagcagcagcaggacGCTCTAGCCAGGAGCTATCAGCTTCCTAACGTGTCTACCTCTCCACATAACATTTCTCCCATGACTCTTCTCTCTCGGCGAGTCATTTGTTACCCTCTTccattttattctacttttctcCTGCTGGCCTTCAAGCTTCTAATCGAGGTCATTTTATAAGCAATGATCCATCTCTAATATGATTTAATCTCAACAATCTAACTTTGTGTCAGGTATGACtccaacaatcctatgagatttTCCCATGATCCCTCCTTCCCCCCGATTCTTTAATCTATATTTTCTCAGTTATAATCTTTTAAGACTCTAAAAACAACCACATGCAAATGAGCTGATGGACCATAGTGCCCTATAATCGTTACCTCATAGTGCCGTGTCTGAATccatgttagctattattattattattattgcaatttctatttttaaaagcttctgtttgtttgttttttaaccccGAGAAAGCAGAAACATCTGCGTTTGGACAGGTCCATTTATCCTCCCCATTTCTTTGGTTTTCATCCTTAACTTCTCACTCTCTCCCCCCCCAGAGCCAATTTGTTGCCAAGGCCTAGTCAGtatcacctttgcaacatctctccaGCAGAatacttcctccttctctccgATACTGTTGCCACTCTGATGCGGTATCCTCTTTTCACTGCTGTCTTCTGACCGACCAGGAAATGTGAACACACCTGTGGGGGCTCCTCAGTGTAGTTTTAAATGAATGCAAAATTCATAGGCGTTTAACAGTCCTGTGAGTGGGGATTTACCCCCACCCATTATCCACCCAGCAGTATGGGATaacaggatcatggatttagaagcTTTGGAGAAAATCTATTCTCTCTCCATCATTTAACAAAAGAACACAATTAAGGctctgataaatgtggaaataaatttggaagaatCGCACAcgtttaacctattttggatgaTTTACAGTCTAGGGGAGGgagctgggggaagggagggagaaaaacttggaacacaaagttttgctaggatgaatattgaaaactacttttgtatattttgaaaattaaaaggtattattaaaaattaaaaaaaattaaaaagaaaattaaggcttagaaaaattaagagatttgcccataTGTACAGAGGCAAGATTCTAACCCAGGTCTAGAGCTTTCCACAATAACCATCTTTCTTCATTATCTCACCCACAGTCTTCGTTTCACCTCCACCCCTTCCTGTCATACTCAAGGACTCCGATCTATTTGTTGCTATCTTCTCAGGCACCCTGGCCTCCTCCTCCTAAGGCAGGCTCATACTTTCCATTTCACTTTCACCCATAATTGATCTACCTCCGTGATCCAGTTCTCTGAAGTTCCTTTCTCTGACCACAGCTTCCAGGTATCCAGGTATATGACTCGCTCTTAACTCTGTTCTAGCCTCATTTGCATCCCTGAAGCCTTCAAACTATAATTAACCAGTTGAGCCATCCTCTGGCCTCTACCTTCTTCTACCATCACTATTCATTCCCTTCTTCTACCATCAGTATTCCTTCACTTCCTCTGCTCCTGGCAGCATGGTGCTGAACAGCCAGTGGAAGGTCATGCCCCCTTGCCTCCGGGTCCATTACAGATTTATGTGACCGGATCTCAACAGGGCTCTCAGgcaatccttctatttttatcTGCTGCTCTTCTCAaacctccccttctttcctcaagCCTTATAAATCCCTCCCTGCCCAAACTTGGCCAGCAGAGGACTTGGCCTCCTCCTTAGGAATTCACACTAACCCTGACCctagcaccccccccccccaaaaaaaaaaccctttgctGTAAGCAGCCCTTATTTTCTCCGCCTTGGAGGACTGGCTGGCTACCTCCTAACCAAAGCCAAATATTCTCCTTGTGCATCTGATCCCATCCCAGGAGCTTTAACCTTTCCTACCCTCTTCTCCTTGTAGCCTTCAGTCTCCACATATCCAAACCCAAGCTCTTCCCTCAGCCTTCCTTAGCTTGTGTCccctatttctcttccctttaacATTTAAACTTCTAGGCGAGTTCGGAAAGTGTCATAGAGGCGATGGGGTCGTagattttagagatggaaaagactttagacatcatagcatttattaagcattaacctaagcatttattaagtacctactgcatGCTGTTCCTGCTCTGGAGGAGTTCACAATCTAGTTGGAGCGAGAGGTGCAAGTACATGTCAGGGATCTagaggataaataggaagtagGAAACAGAGGAAGGCTGGAGCTGAGGGGGCCCCGGCAGGCTTCCGGGAGAAGGGGCGCTTGGGCAGAGGTGGGGGGCCAGAGGGAATGCCCAGAGTCCGGAGATGGAGGGACTTGCAATGCCAAACAAAGCGCTTCGAGGTTGGTCCCGGAGGCGACGGTCAGACCCGAGTTCTAGGGAAATGACTTCccggggtctcagtttcccccacAGTGAAACGGAGGAGGACCAGATGGCCTCCGAAGCCCCTCCCCGCTCGGTTTTGTAAACTTGGGCTCTTGGACGCGtcattcctctctcctccccaggtTCCATTTGCAAACTGAGGGGTCAGGACTGCGGGGCTCTTCGGGGCGAAACGTAGCCTCCTGGGGCGTCGGGAAGGCCCCAGTTTGCCGCTTCTgtaaggaggaggagggaggccGCAACCACCTCGCTCCTCGGCCCGACTCCCCGCGGAGTCCTcagctctcttcctctctctttcgcCCCAGCCCCGCCCACGTGGCTTGGGAGGAGGAGCAGGCCCGCCTGGCTGCACTGCGCAGGCGCGCCTCCCGACCCAGGCCCCGCCTTTCCGAGGAGGCGCTCGCtccgctccccctccccccgcagcGGGAGCTCGCGAGCTGCACTTCCGGCGGTGCGCAGCGCCACCGGAAGTGTCCGGGGGGACCGAGGCCGAGGGACTCGGCGGAGCGGAAGTCAGTGAGTGAGAcgacggcggcggcggcggtgagAGGATGAACAACAAGTTCGACGCGTGAGTGGCGTGGCGCGCGGCCCCAACCGCCGCCCCCGGGCCCGGCCTCAGCCGGAGCCCGCCCCCGCCGGGGCCCGCCCGGGGCCGAGGCCGGGGGCCGGAGCCCGGAGCCGGGGCCCTGGGGGGGGGGAATAGAGGGGGGAGGGGACCCCcgccctggggggaggggaggacccGGACGGGGGAGGGAGGCGGGAGGGGAAAGCCAAGCGGGGACACCCGCCACGTTTCCCTCTCCACCAATCGACgcgcatttattaagcgcctccTGGGTGCCTGGCGGGGCGGTCGTGTGGTGCAGTGGCAAGGGCGCAGGGTTTGGAGTCCGAGGACCTGGGTTCGAATCCTGGCCCTGTCACTaccctctgtgaccttgggcaagtcccttcccttctctggacctcagtttcccctttctttctaagCCATGGAGTGGAACCTCCCTGAGGGCAGCCCCCGTCGCCAACAGCCGGCACTGATTGAGCGCCTGCCACGCGCCTGGCAGCTGGGGACACACCGGGAAACCCCGGGGGCAGCCCCAAGGCCCGGCACCTAGTAGGCGCCTAATGCATGCGCGCTGGGGGGTTGGGCTGGAGGCCCTCCGGGAACTCCCATTCTGGgggcgtggggggggggggacagacCGGCGGGTGACCTTGCAGGCCCTTGGTTCGGAGTGCGAGGTTATGCCCGAGCCCCTGGGACCGGCCGCGACCTTGGGGGCCCTCGGAGGGAGAGAGCCCGCAAGGGCCCGGGTCCTCGTGGAGCCCTAAGCTGTGCTctcccctccttttacagatgaggaaactgaggctcagagagggaaaaggacttgCCGAAGACATTAATGAGACCCAAACTCAGACCTCCTGACGGGTATCCTGGCTTCCTTCTTTCCCAAAAGGCACTCCTTGTCTCCCGTGTCAGTGGGGTGTAGCCGCCCATGGGCCGAGCGGAGCCACTTTCCCTGGGGGCCAGGAGCAGAGGGCAGGCACAGAGCTAAGGGGGAGGGGCCCAGAAGGCTACATTGTAGCCGCCAGCATCCCTGCAATAGGGGCCCCCTGGGGATCAAGTTGAATGTGTAGTCAAAAATCACTTCCCAGGTCCAGAAGGGAAGGCTCACCTAGGGGTCATTTGTTGGCCCTCTTGGAGGATGACGGGCTCAGGAACTGCCTGTTGCCCCGTGCTAAGGAGGTCCTCGCTGGCTTCTGGGCGCCACATTGTAGGGGAAAAGTGTAGAGccaaaggggtgggggggagaccCTGGAGGATGGGAGGGAGTGGGGACCAGGATGGGGAGGGGAATGGAAGCCGAGCGCTCTGGGACTTGCTTCCAGGGACTGAGAATGCTTAACCCGAGAGAAGGCTCCAGGCAGGGCTAACAGATAGGAGAGGCCCAAGGTGGGGCAGGGGACGGCTCCGCTTTCTGTCCCAGCGGGTTTCCCATCAGCAGAATCTTCCCCTGAAAGCTGGGGACCCGAATGTGGGAGATCCTGCTCAGACAAGGGTAGAAGACCTGTGCTTAAGCCTGAGATTTGGTGATTCCTCAGGAATGCTTGTTGCTTGCTTCAGGATCTTCTGGGTCAGGGGTCTTTCATTAGGAAGCATGTCCAGAGTCTCTGTTCTCCCTGTtctctctttatctgttttttttctgtccaaCTCTAGTTCTTTTCCCCATCAGCCCACACTGCTCCTGTGCCCTCTTAGAATGCTTACTGTCTGCAGCCTGCATCTGACGCTCACCATGTGGTGCTTGTTTTGTGCCTATGTCAGCAAGCATTTAGTatgtgcttactgtgtgccaggcatggGGCAGGTGCTCCTGTCCTAGGTGGGGAGACAGTATGTAAATCATGAGCTCTGGATGAGATAAGTGCAGAGTAAAGGCAAGGTCCTCCCCGGGAGAAAGCACGTTACTGAGCAGGAAACGGGGGTGGTTGCTTATCCAGAGGCATTGGAACCTGAATTCATCCCCACCTTTTCCTCCTGCAAACTCCTGTATTGAATGACAGTAATCTGGAGTGTGGTTGAGCATTTCTAGTATTGGTCACGCTTATTAGCTGCAAACCTCCCGTTAGTAACAGAGCCAGGAGTGATTTCAGCGCTCCTCAAGCTGTCTGTTGGAATGTCTTTCCTTCCACACTCTGAACGTTTGTCCCGAGTCCAGTCTCCTCGAGCCAGTCCATCCTGCCTTCCTCCCATCGGCCTGGCCCGAGGAGACGTGCTCGACCTTAGGCGCCGAGCTGGCAGGGGATGTGCCGAGGGTTCAGCGGCACCAGGCTGGAGCCCTGGCCTTCTGTGACGCTGCCCCCGaaagctctcctccccttctgaCCCCTGTACTTCATGGGGGCTGGCTTTCTGCTTGGCATAGAGTCCTTTCTTTGCTTTGCTTTAACTTTGGGTCATCTTCCACGTCCACACACTGAATCCAGGGGGTTTCCCTTTATCTAAGACAGTGAATCAGATAAATCTGGTTTTTTGGATGAGGAGGAGGTAGCTCAGCCATAGGAGGAacattgttttgtcttttttttccagcTTGAAAGATGATGACAGTGGGGACCATGACCAGAATGAAGAAAACAGCACACAGAAAGACggtgagaaggaaaaaagtgagcGAGACAAAAGTCAGAGCAGCAGCAAGAGGAAGGTGTGTTTGGAGCTATGTTCTCAGATGCATTCATCAGCAGGTTTAAGTCTTGGGAAGCTGGTGAGACGTGTTTGTTCCAAGAGTTCCAGGGCATCTCACAAATCCTCTTTTTCTGGAAAAAACCACCATCCCTTTATTGAAAGATATTTTGTGGTATCTTGATAGCTGTCATGCGGGATTGAGAAAATCTTGAGAGGGGATTTCCCAGAGTTTCTCTTATAACTTGGAACATTTCTCTTATCATAGGTCCTTGAGGTGGTGTACATTCTCCTGTTCTAGGATTTATGACTTGAATTGCCAAAAGCAGATGGCTTTTAATTATCCTAACTTTTAACTTGGCCCTTTGATTTGGGGGCAGGGGAGGATTAGGAGTGCTGAGCCCCCAAAAGCCTCTCTTTCTGGAAAGGTGTGAGTTGCCAGGAGTCTAAGTGGATTGCTTTGTTCCCCAGGCTGTGGTCCCTGGGCCTGCAGAACACCCGCTGCAGTACAACTACACTTTCTGGTACTCCCGGAGGACGCCGGGCCGGCCGACCAGCTCACAGAGCTACGAGCAGAACATTAAGCAGATCGGCACATTCGCCTCCGTGAGTTTTCTTTTGTTGGAAAGATTAGAAGTAGCGTGCTCTCCTGGCTTATGGGCTCATGTTTGTTGTGTCCACGGACCCATGAATGCAGTGACCAACCCTTTCTCTACCATTGCCTGCTTCCTGGGCTTTGGCTTCCTGGGTCACACATTGGTTTCGTCAGCTCGGTGGTTTGCAGGAGTCCCTGGGTGAACAAGAAATTtcacagatttttaaaacattgatttATTTAGACCTAGAAAGTTTTGACTTTTGATTTGGGTTTCAAAGTGGTTTCCTTAAACTTGTAATTTTGCACATTTTTATTGGACACACTCTCTATCCTAGATATGGGGATGTATAAGACACaatcctgtcctcaaggaacttataatctggTGGGGGTTTGGTTGGTGTTAAGTGGTGATATTCAAAGAAAAGAGGTCCTCTTCACTGCTAGGGCCTTTACTCCAGCTCCTTTGATGTGATTGGGCTGAAAGATCCACCAGAAATCTCTTCACGAAAGAAGGGGTAAATGAAATAGTTTCTCTTAGGTAACCCTGGCCCTCAGAGAATGGTTGCCTTCAAACAGAGCTCAAAAACGCACCTCTCTGACTTGTTCTTTGGTGAGCTGGAAGATgctttgaggaaagaaaagagcaagTTAGGCTGGGTGATGCAGAGTGGGGATGCTCAGGCTAAGGAGGGCATTTCCTCAGGGTATTTAGGGGGGGTCTCGAGTGCTCAAGGTGCCCAGGAAAGACTTTGTCCTTAATCCTTTGTTCCCTAGGACAGGCCTTTGCCATGGCAGAGTGGGGAAATAAAGATGTGTAAGGGGACAAATGATACTGCGTTGCCTTTTCCACTTAGGGTCCAGGAGTTACAGTGGCCCAGAACGTTCCTCCCCACATGAAGGGGAGAGTTCAGAGGGCCTGCCCACACTCCAGCTGAGGGACTGACAGGGACATGGCTTGCCCAGTCCCAACGAATCTGGTAAAGCCCTGTCCTGGAGCTGACTTCCCAGACCTGCTGTCTCACTTGAAACAGCACCATCTTTTCCTAGTTTGGTTATCGGTGACTGGGGAGAGTGGATGGAGGGAGGGCTACTGGGCTTGGCCTTTGGGAAAGCAGGCAGGTTAAAAATCGATTAGGGTGGGCGCTGTGGAAACCACAGGGACGAACAGAATGGGTCAGGAAGAGCAGCTCAGCCTGTTGTTGCGTCCAAGTCTTTAgggtgaagaggaagaggaggatttgGGACTGACTTGATCAGATTTTGTGGCAGGCTTCATGCCCAGACTGCTGGGGTAGCCCTTGCCCTTCTCAGCGCTGTAGTTCATCTGGAGGGACTGTCCCCAAAAGCACTCACTGCCTGGGGCAGGGACCGCCCCAACTCTGCTGTCTTGCCTCAGCGAGCCCTCTCTCAGGGCCTGAGCCAGGGGCCTCTCTCCAAGCCCCAGCGTTTTTGTCATCTCGGCTGCTTATGCTTCCTCTTGCTGCCAGTTTTCTTCCTCAGGCTCCTTCTGCCTCCTTTGTGTGCCCCACAGCCTCTCCTGTAGTAGTGTTGTGTGGTGGTGGTCTTCCTTGATGGCTTGTACCCAGCAGGCACTGAACATTAATTATGCTAATTTTGTTCTGATCAGTAAccttagaaaatttaaaactgaaaacttCAGCACTCCAGAGTCACCACTAGAGGGCATGTCTTGTAGTCAGCAGGACCTAATTCGTTTGATTCAGCATCCATTTATTCCCATCTTTAAAGTGAAGATTGCTGTATGGAGGGAACTCCAGGTATCATTAGAATGTGGGCTTACCCTTCTTGGAACATAGCCCAGGCTCTGATCTGAAGGTTAGTCTTTGAAGAAAAACTTGTACCTGTGGCAAACTTGTGTTAGCGAACACTAGACATTGTATAAAGAAGAGCTGAATTCCATCTGAGCAGTCAGGATGTGCCTGGAGCTGAAGGGTCCCCATTGGCGGGTCCTCTCAGAGAAGGCTCCAGGTAGGGGTAGGATAGGGCCTATGCCTGTAGGctggttttcctttaaaaagaatcatGGGACATTGACTCTTAGGAAGTGTTTAGTGCTTCATTTCCTTGGCATAATAAAGAATTTCCATTTAAGCTCTTTTTCATTCTTGGTGAGTTTTGctgggaaaagaagaaggagggacaCATTTGGAAATGAATGTTCTATAAAAAGTTGAAAGTATcaaattcatttacaaaaaatTGTCCTTCTCAAATCATACACATTTGCATTTCGTAGCGTCTTAGGCTTGTTGGAATCATTAtgaacatttctttctcttccaagaAGCTTTCATAGAGTATTTTCACCTCTGTATTTACTATTCTGTTCAAGAATTTGGAAATCCACATAACTGAGCATAGGGTCTTGGAGGTGAAAAAAAGAACTTCTGGTCTTTTGTAGCACTAGCGTCAAATAGGCCAGATTTTGattaagaaaaccacaaatttgtATTACGTATATTGCATTACATCTTTATTGATTCTGGAAAAcattcccaattacattttattttgtttctgtgtaTAAACATTtgtgagtttgacacctctggtttTGTCTGTTTCTTCAGCAGCTCTCTTCATTGCTCTGAGTTGTAAGAAAGGGTTCTAATCAGTACACTAAGTAACAGTCACACAGTGAAAAGGTAGGCAATTGGAGGAACCCTGTCCTTTGGACAATAAAGCTTCATATATTTACTTTGAAAGTTACCACTTAGGAGTCTGTATATGATCACCTGAGCATTGCATGCATAGCTACCACATTCTAAATCCTTGAGAGCTTCCAACTTGTGGAGGACCAAAAATTGCATTGAGGTTGTAGAGCGGGTTgtatttcaaattaaaatctgAAAAACTTGCTTGTAGAATTTCGTCATGAAGAATGGTAATTTCATATATTGTAGAGTTGGTTTAATCTTAGGTGTTAACCAGAGCTAGAAAGACAGCCTTGCTCTCTGATCGTGTTTGGTGCCCGGTGAGCCTGTCCAGCAATTTTGGCGTGGGGCTTGTCAGTAATTCCTTGACTATTTTGTTGTGTTCTGCAAAGAATAAGGTAGAGCTCGGACCAGTGCTTTTGCCTGTTTTTGGATTGCCCCAcgttcttgtttttctcaatatACTTTTCTTTAAGTTAGAATTTTTCTAACACCAGCTGTTTGCAGAGTGTGGCACTAACTTTGTAGAGAAAGGCTTGACATCCTGGGAACCACTCAAACCCACTGGGAGAAAGAATACTAAGAAATATGCATAAGCACAACAGAAAAATGTTAGGGATCTATAACAGCTTTGCAGAGTGTGCATAATGGGCTTGTTGGAGTGACTGGGGCAGCTGAAACCAGGTGGAAGGCAAGGCTTCATGGAGGTGAGTTTTGCTTGAGGAGGGACTGTTGAAATAAGGGAGAGAATGAGGTTTGCCCCCAAATTAGGAGAGGGCACGTGCATGTTTTCTGACCAGGAAACAAAAGCGTTCACTTGCTTAGGTATCAGTAGGAGGTGGCCTTATGACAATCTGACGTGTTAACCTGTGCTAAACCTGTGCTAATTGGGGTGTCTCCACAGGTGGAGCAGTTCTGGAGGTTTTATAGCCACATGGTACGTCCCGGGGACCTGACAGGCCATAGTGACTTCCATCTCTTCAAAGAGGGGATCAAACCCATGTGGGAGGTGAGTATATTTTGTGATCTGGACATTAGGGTTAGCTTTGAGGAGTGTGGGCTTGCTTCTGGCAGCAATGAGGGAGTTTGGGGGTTTAAAAA includes:
- the EIF4E2 gene encoding eukaryotic translation initiation factor 4E type 2 isoform X5, with the protein product MNNKFDALKDDDSGDHDQNEENSTQKDGEKEKSERDKSQSSSKRKAVVPGPAEHPLQYNYTFWYSRRTPGRPTSSQSYEQNIKQIGTFASVEQFWRFYSHMVRPGDLTGHSDFHLFKEGIKPMWEDDANKNGGKWIIRLRKGLASRCWENLILAMLGEQFMVGEEICGAVVSVRFQEDIISIWNKTASDQATTARIRDTLRRVLNLPPNTIMEYKTHTDSIKAWEEFHGLVNSSGR
- the EIF4E2 gene encoding eukaryotic translation initiation factor 4E type 2 isoform X2 — encoded protein: MNNKFDALKDDDSGDHDQNEENSTQKDGEKEKSERDKSQSSSKRKAVVPGPAEHPLQYNYTFWYSRRTPGRPTSSQSYEQNIKQIGTFASVEQFWRFYSHMVRPGDLTGHSDFHLFKEGIKPMWEDDANKNGGKWIIRLRKGLASRCWENLILAMLGEQFMVGEEICGAVVSVRFQEDIISIWNKTASDQATTARIRDTLRRVLNLPPNTIMEYKTHTDSIKMPGRLGPQRLLFHNLWKTRLNVP
- the EIF4E2 gene encoding eukaryotic translation initiation factor 4E type 2 isoform X1, encoding MRPKLRPPDGLKDDDSGDHDQNEENSTQKDGEKEKSERDKSQSSSKRKAVVPGPAEHPLQYNYTFWYSRRTPGRPTSSQSYEQNIKQIGTFASVEQFWRFYSHMVRPGDLTGHSDFHLFKEGIKPMWEDDANKNGGKWIIRLRKGLASRCWENLILAMLGEQFMVGEEICGAVVSVRFQEDIISIWNKTASDQATTARIRDTLRRVLNLPPNTIMEYKTHTDSIKMPGRLGPQRLLFHNLWKTRLNVP
- the EIF4E2 gene encoding eukaryotic translation initiation factor 4E type 2 isoform X3 produces the protein MRPKLRPPDGLKDDDSGDHDQNEENSTQKDGEKEKSERDKSQSSSKRKAVVPGPAEHPLQYNYTFWYSRRTPGRPTSSQSYEQNIKQIGTFASVEQFWRFYSHMVRPGDLTGHSDFHLFKEGIKPMWEDDANKNGGKWIIRLRKGLASRCWENLILAMLGEQFMVGEEICGAVVSVRFQEDIISIWNKTASDQATTARIRDTLRRVLNLPPNTIMEYKTHTDSIKAWEEFHGLVNSSGR
- the EIF4E2 gene encoding eukaryotic translation initiation factor 4E type 2 isoform X4 is translated as MRPKLRPPDGLKDDDSGDHDQNEENSTQKDGEKEKSERDKSQSSSKRKAVVPGPAEHPLQYNYTFWYSRRTPGRPTSSQSYEQNIKQIGTFASVEQFWRFYSHMVRPGDLTGHSDFHLFKEGIKPMWEDDANKNGGKWIIRLRKGLASRCWENLILAMLGEQFMVGEEICGAVVSVRFQEDIISIWNKTASDQATTARIRDTLRRVLNLPPNTIMEYKTHTDSIKDNSSFRNTKITL